A stretch of Rhizobium glycinendophyticum DNA encodes these proteins:
- a CDS encoding AGE family epimerase/isomerase, which yields MSENQSQKSPLSPWSTRPYHRKWLLAQADGLFDFFQGPALNPKGGFYDLSRDGKPLSTDNPARGIHASARMVHCYAIGHLLGRPGSADIVDHGMRYLWQRHRDEKNGGYFWQANDTGAADDSKQGYGHAFVLLAASSAQCVGHPLADAMLADITEVIEKKFWEESHGAIAEEFSADWQPVPGYRGQNSNMHLTESLMAAFEATGERHYLTKAERIADIIINRRAREEAFRVAEHFDENWMVDRSYYHPNEMFRPAGTTPGHWLEWARLILQLWVLGGKTHDWMPEAARGLFFQSMALGWDKDKGGFFYTLDWANAPDKRAKLWWPLCEGAAAAHFLNQHQESDFHEESYRKIWNYIAGNNLDREHGGWFEELTEDGKPSHSLFPGKGDIYHALQACLIPLFPAEGSLTKMIAEHPLDV from the coding sequence ATGTCGGAAAATCAATCACAGAAATCGCCATTGAGCCCCTGGAGCACCCGCCCCTATCATCGCAAATGGCTGCTGGCACAGGCCGACGGCCTGTTCGATTTCTTCCAAGGTCCCGCGCTCAACCCGAAGGGCGGCTTCTACGACCTGTCGCGCGACGGCAAGCCGCTTTCGACCGACAATCCCGCCCGCGGCATCCACGCCAGCGCCCGCATGGTCCATTGTTATGCCATCGGCCATCTGCTCGGCCGCCCCGGTTCTGCCGACATCGTCGACCACGGCATGCGCTATCTCTGGCAGCGCCACCGCGATGAAAAGAACGGCGGCTATTTCTGGCAGGCAAACGACACCGGCGCTGCAGATGACAGCAAGCAGGGCTACGGCCATGCCTTCGTCCTTCTGGCAGCCTCCTCGGCCCAATGCGTCGGCCATCCGCTGGCAGACGCCATGCTCGCCGACATCACAGAGGTGATCGAGAAGAAATTCTGGGAAGAAAGCCACGGCGCGATCGCCGAGGAATTCTCTGCCGATTGGCAGCCGGTCCCCGGCTATCGCGGCCAGAATTCCAACATGCACCTGACCGAAAGCCTCATGGCCGCTTTCGAGGCAACCGGCGAACGCCATTACCTTACCAAGGCCGAGCGCATCGCCGACATCATCATCAACCGCCGCGCCCGCGAAGAAGCCTTCCGTGTCGCTGAACATTTCGATGAAAACTGGATGGTCGACCGCAGTTATTACCATCCGAACGAAATGTTCCGCCCGGCAGGCACGACGCCTGGCCACTGGCTCGAATGGGCCCGCCTGATCCTGCAGCTCTGGGTCCTCGGCGGCAAGACACACGACTGGATGCCGGAAGCCGCGCGCGGCCTCTTCTTCCAATCCATGGCGCTCGGCTGGGACAAGGACAAGGGCGGCTTCTTCTACACGCTCGACTGGGCAAATGCCCCCGACAAGCGCGCGAAACTCTGGTGGCCGCTCTGCGAAGGCGCCGCCGCTGCCCATTTCCTCAACCAGCACCAGGAAAGCGACTTCCACGAAGAAAGCTACCGCAAGATCTGGAATTATATCGCGGGCAACAATCTCGACCGGGAGCACGGCGGCTGGTTCGAGGAACTGACCGAAGACGGCAAACCTTCGCACAGCCTATTCCCCGGCAAGGGCGACATCTACCACGCGCTCCAGGCCTGCCTCATCCCGCTGTTCCCGGCAGAGGGCAGCCTGACCAAGATGATCGCGGAGCACCCGCTCGACGTCTGA
- a CDS encoding Kiwa anti-phage protein KwaB-like domain-containing protein, translating to MTELANLKAFNVEEADLTLWTFKGTIPAVNGHWIETTDDLDQELKRVFLSQLQGFSEEQDYSLLAQNNEESVLTLPSDETDVHVIAEAIGQVTNGRKTRSVKTLRNAKFYVVRFVRNGQVVFAARRTDPSWRTKAATSVLTAIYKDRELDLAEDDGFKIHRTFDFFCINGELLVSDKRNFETILNYRAAHENDFAEMQAETEFAEVFSDLAPLSEFVGTNRLQLRRMSAIRSKSFYKDAAFMSNLRLRFAEYELNIVFDADGKIVPTPETCRDILTALLDHRLRSGFSGNTYDVPDAVQV from the coding sequence ATGACGGAACTCGCGAACCTCAAAGCGTTCAATGTTGAGGAAGCCGATTTAACACTTTGGACGTTCAAAGGTACGATTCCAGCAGTCAATGGCCATTGGATCGAGACGACAGACGACCTCGATCAAGAGCTAAAACGTGTTTTTCTGTCTCAGCTCCAAGGGTTTTCAGAGGAGCAAGATTATAGTCTTCTTGCCCAGAACAACGAAGAAAGTGTCCTGACGCTTCCTTCGGACGAGACCGATGTGCATGTGATCGCTGAGGCGATTGGCCAGGTTACCAATGGACGCAAGACACGCTCAGTGAAAACACTGCGCAACGCCAAATTCTATGTTGTTAGATTTGTTCGAAATGGGCAGGTGGTATTCGCCGCGCGAAGAACCGATCCATCGTGGAGAACCAAAGCAGCCACCAGCGTTTTAACGGCTATCTACAAAGATCGGGAGCTTGATCTTGCCGAAGACGACGGATTCAAAATCCACAGAACATTTGATTTCTTTTGCATCAACGGCGAGTTGCTTGTTTCTGACAAACGAAACTTTGAAACAATATTGAACTATCGAGCTGCTCATGAGAATGATTTTGCTGAAATGCAGGCGGAGACAGAGTTTGCCGAGGTCTTTTCTGACTTGGCACCGTTGAGCGAGTTCGTCGGTACAAATCGGCTTCAACTGCGCCGCATGTCTGCGATCCGTTCGAAATCGTTCTATAAAGATGCGGCGTTCATGAGTAATCTGCGGCTTCGGTTCGCGGAGTATGAGCTTAACATTGTCTTCGATGCTGACGGGAAGATCGTCCCGACGCCGGAGACATGTCGAGACATTTTAACGGCTCTCCTCGATCATCGGTTACGTTCAGGGTTTTCCGGGAACACATACGACGTTCCTGATGCGGTCCAAGTTTGA
- a CDS encoding protein phosphatase 2C domain-containing protein, whose amino-acid sequence MPRISIIDTISDPGKQGRANEDRLGYNSHSAFVLDGATGLGERQFMEGFGSDAAWIAEFGTIRLAERLDAISAPATVLRQISEEAHAVFTATAGDQPRYAWPLCSLTGLQATPSGFRWFGLGDSCMYILHDDGQSDFVIPIPGAYEWEQQQAAKHIARLGGIGSAGVANDDPETLEDLRRGRARQNTPEGTTWTFGIVPEAADHLAIIDVPVHGGGATAILCSDGVADLVALYKLYDPATLIQRAATAGLRSLVTELRHYERELDPDGLKFPRYKQSDDATAILLRLEA is encoded by the coding sequence ATGCCCCGCATTTCCATCATCGACACGATCTCCGACCCAGGAAAACAGGGCCGCGCCAACGAAGACAGGCTCGGCTACAACTCCCATTCCGCTTTCGTGCTGGATGGCGCGACGGGGCTCGGCGAGCGGCAGTTCATGGAGGGTTTTGGATCCGATGCCGCCTGGATCGCCGAGTTTGGGACCATCCGCCTTGCTGAGCGCCTGGATGCCATTTCTGCCCCGGCGACAGTGCTCCGGCAAATTTCCGAGGAGGCCCACGCGGTCTTTACGGCGACAGCTGGCGATCAACCCCGTTACGCCTGGCCGCTCTGCAGCCTGACCGGACTGCAGGCAACGCCATCGGGTTTCCGTTGGTTCGGCCTCGGCGACAGCTGTATGTACATTCTGCATGACGACGGCCAGTCCGATTTCGTCATCCCCATTCCTGGTGCCTATGAATGGGAACAACAGCAGGCTGCCAAACACATCGCCCGCCTCGGCGGCATCGGTTCGGCCGGCGTCGCCAATGACGATCCGGAAACGCTGGAGGACCTGCGTCGCGGCCGCGCCCGCCAGAACACACCCGAGGGCACGACCTGGACATTCGGCATCGTGCCCGAGGCCGCCGATCACCTGGCCATCATCGACGTACCCGTCCATGGCGGCGGTGCGACCGCCATCCTCTGCTCGGACGGCGTGGCTGACCTGGTCGCGCTTTACAAGCTGTACGATCCCGCCACGCTGATCCAGCGGGCCGCGACCGCGGGGCTGAGATCACTGGTCACGGAGCTTCGCCACTACGAGCGAGAACTCGATCCGGATGGACTGAAATTCCCCCGCTACAAGCAGAGCGACGATGCAACGGCGATTCTGCTCAGGCTGGAGGCGTAA
- a CDS encoding DNA cytosine methyltransferase, with amino-acid sequence MARNVKKIDKKQHFKPKVLDLFSGAGGISWGFHSAGFKIIGGLDYFGASIESFEKNMPEAVGMVRDLRKPGFDDVRDVIGTEDIDVIVGGPSCQGFSTSGGLSRTSGRDESDPRNRLFINYLDMVDEFRPSWIVFENVPGLLLYNQGRVAIDIVRAFKEIGYSVAPMILLAADFGVPQLRRRLFFVGNRTGADNCFPAATHGNPELWKNYSLPFAHLSRIGHGANREVAPHVSFADACSDLPPIEEGEELNGAQYLCDPTTPYQALMRTHSQTVEQHAAADLPSLDRLAATVLLEGQNWRNMPANSLPARFSRIRPYDATTLLKRLSSGLPSYTITTKFNEATTGAFIHPTQARTISLREAARLQSFPDHFLFSGTASQIRQQIGNAVPPILAQAIAEAIYPSVVRDVFKENVESTRDSVVVENSLTESDILKLKAPRRVREQEEITYDQV; translated from the coding sequence ATGGCGCGTAATGTTAAAAAAATAGATAAAAAACAACATTTTAAGCCAAAAGTTCTTGATTTGTTCTCAGGGGCTGGCGGAATCTCGTGGGGATTCCATTCTGCGGGTTTCAAGATAATCGGCGGCCTCGATTATTTTGGTGCCTCTATCGAATCCTTCGAGAAGAACATGCCCGAAGCTGTCGGCATGGTTCGAGATTTGCGTAAGCCAGGGTTCGATGACGTTCGTGATGTGATCGGTACGGAGGATATCGATGTCATAGTCGGGGGGCCCTCATGCCAGGGCTTTTCTACAAGTGGCGGTTTAAGTCGCACTTCTGGTAGAGACGAATCCGACCCGAGAAATAGGCTTTTCATTAACTATCTCGACATGGTTGATGAATTCCGCCCCTCTTGGATCGTATTCGAAAACGTGCCGGGCTTGCTTCTGTATAATCAGGGCCGCGTCGCTATCGACATCGTTCGGGCATTCAAGGAGATTGGTTATTCGGTAGCGCCTATGATTCTGCTGGCGGCCGATTTTGGAGTGCCGCAGCTTCGCCGCCGCTTGTTTTTTGTCGGCAACCGTACTGGCGCTGACAATTGTTTTCCTGCTGCGACGCATGGGAATCCGGAACTTTGGAAAAATTACTCTCTGCCTTTCGCACACCTCTCTCGGATCGGCCACGGGGCAAATAGAGAAGTCGCGCCACATGTGAGTTTTGCAGACGCCTGTTCCGATCTTCCACCAATTGAGGAGGGCGAAGAACTCAACGGTGCTCAGTACCTTTGCGATCCTACTACACCCTATCAAGCGTTGATGCGGACACATTCGCAGACGGTTGAGCAACATGCCGCTGCGGACCTTCCTAGCCTAGACAGGCTCGCGGCTACGGTCCTTTTGGAGGGGCAGAACTGGCGAAATATGCCCGCCAATTCTCTCCCTGCCAGATTTAGCCGTATTCGCCCTTATGACGCGACGACGCTGCTCAAGCGTCTTTCGAGCGGACTGCCGTCCTACACGATCACGACAAAATTCAATGAAGCGACCACGGGCGCGTTTATCCATCCCACTCAAGCTAGAACGATCAGCTTGCGCGAAGCGGCGCGTTTGCAGTCGTTCCCGGATCATTTCCTGTTTTCGGGCACTGCGTCTCAAATAAGGCAGCAGATTGGGAATGCTGTACCGCCAATACTCGCACAAGCTATTGCGGAAGCGATCTATCCGAGCGTTGTCCGCGATGTCTTCAAAGAAAATGTCGAATCAACTAGAGATAGTGTTGTCGTCGAGAATAGTTTGACTGAAAGCGACATATTGAAGCTCAAAGCACCTAGAAGGGTTCGTGAGCAGGAAGAAATCACCTACGATCAGGTTTAA
- a CDS encoding protein rep — MSAGLANSPAPERQTDDFQKRNVDINRKPEASGRRRSNDRAISRLFDDLPPAPEIKSFSDGERAVRAVVSKNLEAAKARPQAAQNRAEKARLDKGDATLTPSGDGVVTPQKEETEPRTSNDSRQIQRWRLKHTVANVLRAATPAGGKTPGVCKCGTAKRCEDGSEAPFVTFYNQDGRPGIRGVFYCDSPWLCPTCAPRCAAKRAESVQRVFDATERKGGQVVFITLTVRHGPEDELKDLKKLVTNACTKVRQGKPWALAVKRHDIQGVLVGPEVTWSLKAGWHFHLHLAIPMIEKDDGVSTAEERAKAAGEWIINRYLAYIQREGGNVQRRYYGEKDEPTALREAQDVQVVWRREDLADYIAKGSGAWEVAAAGATKTRTKNRRIGGMTPWDLAARAGRGDKIAAARFAEYASVMPGTRSCIITKALADKLGIQPDADGKEGEGEPDDEDNGTIVVGSLETKRWHRVLRMGYAPDVLRAVGHCQPWPEIDGMVRRFLGETEEEPVKSPETQQMERDFEQIQREPLPSHPVMLPPKFHEPTLGELISEIEQVAVLQFRGSKGRAVQAVLDAHRAKADSMGAPDDKGRPKGLPCVFPPFAEIWQALAA, encoded by the coding sequence GTGAGCGCCGGGCTGGCAAATAGCCCAGCCCCAGAACGACAGACAGACGATTTTCAAAAAAGAAATGTTGACATTAATCGGAAGCCAGAAGCTTCCGGTCGCCGCAGGTCAAATGACCGCGCCATTTCAAGGCTATTCGACGATCTCCCACCTGCACCTGAAATTAAATCGTTCTCCGACGGTGAACGGGCTGTTCGTGCTGTCGTTTCCAAGAATCTAGAGGCCGCCAAGGCAAGGCCGCAGGCCGCGCAGAACCGGGCCGAAAAGGCCCGTCTCGATAAAGGAGACGCTACGTTGACACCTTCAGGTGACGGCGTGGTGACTCCGCAAAAGGAAGAGACCGAACCAAGGACATCTAACGACAGTCGACAAATCCAGAGGTGGAGACTGAAACACACCGTCGCCAATGTCCTCCGTGCCGCAACGCCAGCAGGAGGAAAAACTCCGGGGGTCTGCAAATGTGGCACGGCGAAGCGTTGCGAAGACGGATCGGAAGCCCCGTTTGTAACTTTCTACAACCAGGATGGCAGACCGGGCATTCGGGGCGTCTTTTATTGCGACAGCCCTTGGCTTTGCCCGACTTGCGCGCCCCGCTGCGCTGCTAAACGGGCTGAGAGCGTCCAGCGGGTTTTCGACGCAACGGAGAGGAAAGGCGGGCAAGTCGTTTTCATCACCTTGACGGTTCGGCACGGTCCAGAGGACGAGCTGAAGGATTTGAAAAAACTCGTGACCAACGCTTGTACAAAGGTGCGGCAGGGCAAGCCTTGGGCTTTGGCTGTCAAGCGTCACGATATCCAGGGTGTATTGGTTGGCCCGGAGGTGACGTGGAGTCTAAAGGCGGGATGGCATTTCCATCTTCACCTGGCTATACCGATGATCGAGAAGGACGACGGCGTGTCGACCGCCGAAGAGCGTGCGAAAGCCGCTGGTGAATGGATCATCAATCGGTATTTGGCGTATATCCAACGCGAAGGCGGTAACGTCCAGCGCCGGTACTATGGGGAAAAAGACGAACCTACCGCTCTTCGCGAAGCCCAGGACGTGCAGGTTGTTTGGCGTCGTGAAGACCTCGCCGACTATATTGCTAAGGGGTCCGGGGCATGGGAAGTCGCCGCCGCTGGAGCGACGAAGACCCGCACAAAAAATCGGCGGATCGGCGGCATGACCCCATGGGACTTGGCAGCGCGTGCTGGACGTGGCGACAAGATCGCTGCAGCACGGTTTGCCGAATATGCAAGCGTTATGCCCGGAACAAGGTCCTGCATCATCACAAAGGCCCTGGCCGACAAACTCGGCATTCAGCCAGATGCAGATGGAAAGGAAGGCGAAGGGGAGCCCGATGACGAGGACAACGGCACTATCGTTGTCGGCAGTCTGGAAACGAAGCGTTGGCATCGGGTGCTGCGGATGGGCTATGCGCCTGATGTGTTACGAGCAGTTGGGCATTGCCAGCCCTGGCCAGAGATTGACGGGATGGTACGGCGTTTCCTTGGCGAGACTGAGGAGGAGCCGGTCAAGTCTCCGGAAACACAGCAAATGGAACGGGACTTCGAGCAGATACAGCGGGAGCCGTTGCCGTCGCATCCCGTGATGCTGCCGCCTAAGTTCCACGAGCCAACGCTGGGCGAACTGATCAGCGAGATTGAACAAGTAGCGGTGCTACAGTTTCGCGGCAGCAAAGGACGGGCGGTGCAGGCAGTGCTCGATGCGCACCGGGCCAAAGCCGATTCGATGGGCGCACCGGATGACAAGGGGCGTCCGAAAGGGTTGCCATGTGTGTTTCCGCCGTTTGCGGAAATCTGGCAAGCACTCGCGGCGTAG
- a CDS encoding SIMPL domain-containing protein: MLKFTRGLVIATALSGSVLSAGFVGPVFAAEAERREATIMVSGEGEATVAPDMAVISLSVVRDSDTAAEALSANSAAMAEVLADLKGQGIADKDLQTTDFSIQPKYRQENKPDGTFEAPVIIGYTVSNGLTVRVRDLSKLGAIIDRSVKLGVNQGGGISFTNDDPEATVEAARKQAVEKAAAKAKTLTEAAGVKLGRIVEISENFARPMPQMYAAAPMAKVADESVPIASGENLYTVTVNITYAIEQ, from the coding sequence ATGCTGAAATTCACACGCGGCCTCGTCATCGCCACGGCGCTTTCCGGTTCGGTTCTCTCTGCCGGTTTCGTGGGGCCGGTGTTTGCCGCCGAGGCGGAGCGTCGCGAGGCGACAATCATGGTGTCGGGCGAAGGCGAGGCGACGGTCGCGCCCGATATGGCGGTCATTTCGCTCTCCGTCGTGCGCGACTCCGATACGGCTGCAGAGGCATTGTCTGCCAACAGTGCTGCCATGGCCGAGGTGCTGGCCGACCTCAAGGGCCAAGGAATTGCCGACAAGGATCTGCAGACCACCGACTTCTCCATCCAGCCCAAATATCGGCAGGAAAACAAGCCGGACGGAACCTTCGAGGCGCCCGTCATCATCGGCTATACCGTCAGTAACGGGTTGACGGTGCGGGTGCGGGATCTGTCCAAGCTCGGTGCGATCATCGACCGGTCGGTGAAGCTCGGCGTCAATCAGGGTGGCGGCATCAGCTTCACCAATGACGATCCGGAAGCGACCGTCGAGGCGGCGCGCAAGCAGGCGGTGGAAAAGGCCGCTGCAAAGGCCAAGACGCTGACGGAGGCAGCCGGCGTGAAGCTCGGACGGATCGTGGAGATCTCCGAGAATTTCGCGCGCCCGATGCCGCAGATGTATGCGGCCGCCCCGATGGCGAAGGTGGCGGATGAGTCAGTGCCGATCGCGTCCGGCGAAAATCTCTATACGGTCACCGTCAACATCACTTACGCCATAGAGCAGTGA
- the metH gene encoding methionine synthase, whose translation MLDSLFGRNGAARDGAEILKALQQAARERILILDGAMGTEIQGLGLTEEDFRGERFLGCACHQQGNNDLLILTQPNAIEDIHFRYAMAGADILETNTFSSTRIAQADYEMEGAVYDLNRHGAELVRRAAWRAEREDGKRRFVAGAIGPTNRTASISPDVNNPGYRAVSFDDLRIAYGEQIDGLIDGGADLILIETIFDTLNAKAAIFACEERFLAKGIRLPVMISGTITDLSGRTLSGQTPTAFWNSVRHAKPFAVGLNCALGADAMRPHLQELSGVADTFISAYPNAGLPNEFGRYDQSPEEMAELVAGFAEEGIVNVVGGCCGSTPAHIAAIAEAVKGRAPRAPVEHRPFMSLSGLEPFELTKDIPFVNVGERTNVTGSAKFRKLITAGDYTAALAVACDQVENGAQIIDINMDEGLIDSEKAMVEFLNLIAAEPNIAKVPVMIDSSKFPIIEAGLKCVQGKAVVNSISLKEGEENFIAQAKLIRNYGAAVVVMAFDEKGQADTYERKVEICRRAYRILTEEAGFAPEDIIFDPNIFAVATGIEEHDNYGVDFIEATRTIRQEMPLVHVSGGVSNLSFSFRGNEPVREAMHAVFLYHAIQAGMDMGIVNAGQLAVYESIDPDLREACEDVVLNRRKDGTERLLEIAERYRGTGEAKTRTQDMSWREWPVEKRLEHALVNGITEFIDVDTEEARQQAERPLHVIEGPLMAGMNVVGDLFGAGKMFLPQVVKSARVMKQAVAVLLPYMEEEKRLNGGTGERQAAGKVLMATVKGDVHDIGKNIVGVVLACNNYEIIDLGVMVPATKILEVAKAENVDVIGLSGLITPSLDEMVHVAAEMQRQGFNIPLLIGGATTSRVHTAVKIHPQYKAGQAVYVTDASRAVGVVSSLLAEDGNDAYVEGIRGEYAKVAEAHARAEAEKQRQSLASARENAAKLDWSAYKPTKPAFTGTKVFEQYDLAELARYIDWTPFFQTWELKGRFPAILEDEKQGEAARQLYADAQAMLEKIIAESWFRPRAVIGFWPANAVGDDIRLFKDDSRREELATFFTLRQQIAKREGRANVALSDFVAPLETGVPDYVGGFVVTAGIEEVAIAERFERANDDYSSILVKALADRFAEAFAERMHERVRREFWGYAPDEALTPEELISETYGGIRPAPGYPAQPDHTEKVTLFSLLDATKATGVTLTESYAMWPGSSVSGLYIGHPESYYFGVAKVERDQVEDYATRKGMEVREVERWLGPVLNYVPKAAE comes from the coding sequence ATGCTCGATTCACTGTTCGGCCGTAACGGTGCTGCCCGGGACGGAGCGGAGATCTTAAAGGCGCTGCAACAGGCGGCGCGCGAACGCATCCTGATCCTCGACGGCGCGATGGGCACCGAAATCCAGGGGCTCGGCCTTACCGAAGAGGATTTCCGCGGCGAGCGCTTCCTCGGCTGCGCCTGCCATCAGCAGGGCAATAACGACCTTCTGATCCTCACCCAGCCCAACGCCATCGAGGACATCCATTTCCGCTATGCGATGGCGGGTGCCGACATTCTCGAAACCAACACCTTTTCGTCGACCCGCATCGCTCAGGCCGACTACGAGATGGAAGGGGCGGTCTATGACCTCAACCGTCATGGCGCCGAACTCGTGCGCCGGGCGGCCTGGCGGGCTGAGCGCGAGGACGGCAAGCGCCGTTTCGTCGCCGGTGCCATCGGGCCGACCAACCGAACGGCCTCCATCTCGCCTGACGTCAACAATCCGGGCTACCGCGCCGTCTCCTTCGACGACCTGCGCATTGCCTATGGCGAGCAGATCGACGGCTTGATCGATGGTGGCGCCGATCTCATCCTGATTGAGACGATCTTCGATACGCTGAATGCCAAAGCGGCGATTTTTGCCTGCGAAGAGCGTTTTCTCGCCAAGGGCATTCGCCTGCCAGTGATGATCTCTGGCACGATTACCGATCTTTCCGGCCGCACGTTGTCGGGCCAGACGCCGACGGCCTTCTGGAATTCCGTGCGCCATGCCAAGCCGTTCGCGGTGGGCCTCAACTGCGCGCTCGGGGCAGACGCCATGCGGCCGCATCTGCAGGAATTGTCCGGCGTCGCGGATACCTTCATCTCTGCCTATCCGAATGCCGGCCTGCCGAACGAATTCGGCCGCTATGACCAGAGTCCGGAAGAGATGGCGGAACTCGTTGCAGGCTTTGCCGAAGAGGGCATCGTCAATGTGGTCGGTGGCTGCTGTGGCTCTACGCCTGCGCATATCGCCGCCATTGCCGAGGCCGTGAAGGGCAGGGCGCCGCGTGCGCCTGTCGAGCATCGACCCTTCATGTCGTTGTCGGGGCTCGAGCCGTTCGAACTCACCAAGGACATTCCCTTCGTCAATGTCGGCGAACGCACCAATGTCACCGGCTCGGCCAAGTTCCGCAAGCTTATCACGGCGGGCGACTATACGGCAGCGCTCGCCGTCGCTTGCGATCAGGTGGAGAACGGCGCGCAGATCATCGACATCAACATGGACGAGGGCCTGATCGATTCCGAAAAGGCCATGGTGGAGTTCCTCAACCTGATTGCCGCGGAGCCCAACATCGCCAAGGTGCCGGTCATGATCGACTCGTCGAAGTTTCCGATCATCGAAGCTGGCCTCAAATGCGTGCAGGGCAAGGCCGTGGTGAACTCGATCTCGCTGAAGGAAGGCGAGGAGAATTTCATCGCGCAGGCGAAGCTCATCCGCAATTACGGTGCCGCGGTCGTCGTCATGGCCTTTGACGAGAAGGGTCAGGCGGATACCTATGAGCGGAAGGTGGAGATCTGCCGCCGCGCCTATCGCATCCTGACGGAAGAGGCAGGCTTTGCGCCTGAGGACATCATCTTCGATCCCAATATCTTTGCGGTCGCAACCGGGATCGAGGAACACGACAATTACGGCGTCGACTTCATTGAGGCGACGCGGACGATAAGGCAGGAAATGCCGCTGGTGCATGTTTCGGGCGGTGTCTCGAACCTCTCCTTCTCCTTCCGCGGTAATGAGCCGGTGCGCGAAGCCATGCATGCGGTCTTCCTCTACCACGCCATCCAGGCGGGCATGGACATGGGCATCGTCAATGCCGGCCAGCTGGCGGTCTATGAGAGCATCGATCCGGATCTGCGCGAGGCCTGCGAAGATGTGGTGCTGAACCGTCGCAAGGACGGCACCGAGCGGCTGCTGGAGATCGCCGAGCGTTATCGCGGCACCGGTGAGGCCAAGACCCGGACGCAGGACATGAGCTGGCGCGAATGGCCGGTCGAAAAGCGGCTCGAACATGCGCTGGTCAATGGCATTACCGAATTCATCGATGTTGATACGGAAGAGGCGCGGCAACAGGCCGAGCGTCCGCTGCATGTCATCGAAGGGCCGCTGATGGCCGGGATGAATGTCGTCGGCGACCTCTTTGGGGCGGGAAAAATGTTCTTGCCGCAGGTGGTCAAATCGGCGCGCGTGATGAAGCAGGCCGTGGCCGTGCTGCTGCCCTATATGGAAGAGGAAAAGCGGCTGAACGGTGGAACCGGCGAGCGTCAGGCGGCGGGCAAGGTGCTGATGGCGACGGTGAAGGGCGATGTGCACGACATCGGCAAGAACATCGTCGGCGTCGTTCTCGCCTGCAACAATTACGAGATCATCGATCTCGGTGTCATGGTGCCGGCCACCAAGATCCTGGAAGTGGCGAAAGCGGAGAATGTCGATGTGATCGGCCTGTCCGGGCTGATCACGCCGTCGCTCGACGAAATGGTGCATGTGGCCGCCGAGATGCAGCGGCAGGGCTTCAACATTCCGCTGCTCATCGGTGGTGCGACGACGAGCCGGGTGCATACCGCCGTGAAGATCCATCCGCAATACAAGGCGGGGCAGGCGGTCTATGTCACCGATGCCAGCCGTGCTGTCGGCGTCGTTTCCTCGCTGCTGGCAGAAGACGGCAACGACGCTTATGTCGAGGGCATCAGGGGCGAATATGCCAAGGTGGCAGAAGCGCATGCGCGCGCCGAGGCCGAGAAGCAGCGCCAGTCGCTGGCATCTGCCCGGGAGAATGCCGCCAAGCTGGACTGGAGCGCCTACAAGCCGACGAAGCCTGCTTTCACCGGTACCAAGGTCTTCGAGCAATATGATCTGGCCGAGCTTGCCCGCTATATCGACTGGACGCCCTTCTTCCAGACCTGGGAGCTGAAGGGGCGTTTCCCGGCTATTCTGGAAGACGAGAAGCAGGGCGAGGCGGCCCGGCAGCTCTATGCCGACGCCCAGGCGATGCTCGAGAAGATCATCGCGGAGAGCTGGTTCCGTCCGCGTGCCGTGATCGGCTTCTGGCCGGCCAATGCCGTGGGTGACGATATCCGGCTGTTCAAGGACGATAGCCGCCGGGAAGAACTCGCGACCTTCTTCACGCTGCGCCAGCAGATCGCCAAGCGCGAAGGGAGGGCGAATGTGGCGCTCAGCGATTTCGTCGCGCCGCTGGAGACCGGCGTTCCGGATTATGTCGGCGGCTTCGTGGTAACAGCGGGTATCGAAGAGGTGGCGATTGCCGAGCGCTTCGAGCGGGCGAATGATGATTATTCCTCGATCCTGGTGAAGGCGCTGGCCGACCGTTTTGCCGAGGCTTTTGCCGAGCGCATGCATGAGCGGGTGCGCCGCGAATTCTGGGGCTATGCGCCGGATGAGGCCTTGACGCCCGAAGAGCTGATCTCGGAAACCTATGGCGGTATCCGCCCTGCGCCCGGCTATCCGGCGCAGCCCGACCATACGGAGAAGGTGACGCTGTTCTCGCTGCTCGACGCGACCAAGGCGACCGGGGTGACGCTGACGGAGAGCTATGCCATGTGGCCGGGTTCGTCCGTGTCAGGCCTCTATATCGGCCATCCCGAAAGCTACTATTTCGGCGTTGCCAAGGTCGAGCGAGATCAGGTCGAGGACTATGCCACCCGCAAGGGTATGGAGGTGCGTGAAGTCGAGCGCTGGCTAGGGCCGGTGTTGAACTATGTGCCTAAGGCGGCAGAGTAA